A DNA window from Dunckerocampus dactyliophorus isolate RoL2022-P2 chromosome 17, RoL_Ddac_1.1, whole genome shotgun sequence contains the following coding sequences:
- the dab2 gene encoding disabled homolog 2 isoform X7 — MSSEVEINVAPPADPNATSSTSASASTSPPASPATATSKVPFRKDKKKLPDKTDEYLLARFQGDGVRYKAKLIGIDDVPEARGDKMCQDSMMKLKGMAVAARSQGKHKQRIWVNISMSGIKIIDEKSGVIEHEHMVNKISFIARDVTDNRAFGYVCGAEGQHQFFAIKTAQQAEPLVMDLKDLFQVIFNMRKKEAEASLKGENSSTVVENGSNAVQSGGKSNQAVEQLDLFGDMSTPPDIHSPNPSANDLFGSDLLAAPSQPDGSSAAGDLQLGPPSSTSIPAAGLWGASTAAPSMYGAQRPAYPQPSAFGGLPIPPTAWGQQMPPQFGAPHLAPPHAWGQPPPAGPLVSPGWGQPASTNPFQPGPFPVMGEQQGPSRPPPRPPVKEPPKVENNAFTALDPLGVKEKKTGKDMFKDFQLAKPPAIPARKGEQVNPKESGAFDQYFSSKVGVAQDAADHDDFDINQISATVTDVPKLAPAPGLNAPGLLDAAFASVPATNNSAQGQGGLNVDMFDEAFGASNSAPFGVPQAAMTAPVAQSSGAFGDPFGNPFA, encoded by the exons TTCCAGACAAAACAGACGAGTACCTGCTGGCCAGGTTTCAAGGGGACGGGGTGAGGTACAAAGCCAAGCTGATCGGCATCGATGATGTTCCCGAGGCCCGAGGTGACAAAATGTGCCAGGACTCCATGATGAAACTCAAG GGAATGGCGGTAGCTGCTCGCTCTCAAGGGAAACACAAGCAGAGAATCTGGGTCAACATTTCCATGTCTGGCATCAAGATCATTGATGAGAAATCAGGA GTGATTGAACACGAGCACATGGTGAACAAGATCTCCTTCATCGCCAGAGACGTGACGGACAACAGGGCCTTTGGGTACGTGTGCGGCGCAGAGGGCCAGCACCAGTTCTTTGCCATCAAGACTGCACAACAG GCGGAGCCTCTGGTCATGGACTTAAAAGATCTGTTCCAAGTCATCTTCaacatgaggaaaaaagagGCAGAGGCTTCCCTGAag GGAGAAAACAGCAGCACAGTAGTTGAG AATGGAAGTAACGCCGTGCAGAGTGGAGGAAAAAGCAACCAA GCGGTGGAGCAGCTTGACCTGTTTGGAGACATGTCCACGCCTCCAGACATCCACTCTCCAAAC CCCTCAGCAAATGACTTGTTTGGATCAGACCTCCTTGCTGCTCCGAGTCAGCCTGATGGGTCATCGGCTGCAG GAGATCTCCAGTTAGGTCCACCATCCAGCACCAGCATTCCTGCAGCAGGGTTGTGGGGAGCCTCAACCGCTGCACCCTCCATGTATGGGGCTCAAAGGCCCGCCTACCCGCAACCATCCGCCTTCGGTGGTCTCCCCATACCCCCCACAGCCTGGGGCCAGCAGATGCCTCCTCAGTTTGGTGCCCCACATCTAGCCCCACCCCACGCCTGGGGTCAGCCTCCGCCGGCCGGTCCTCTCGTATCTCCGGGTTGGGGTCAGCCGGCCTCGACCAACCCTTTCCAACCTGGCCCGTTCCCCGTGATGGGCGAACAGCAAGGCCCTTCCCGCCCACCTCCTCGGCCACCCGTGAAGGAGCCCCCCAAGGTTGAGAACAATGCCTTCACCGCTTTGGACCCCCTTGGCGTCAAAGAGAAGAAGACTGGGAAGGACATGTTCAAGGACTTCCAGCTCGCTAAGCCCCCTGCCATCCCAGCAAGAAAAGGGGAGCAGGTGAACCCCAAAGAATCGGGGGCTTTTGACCAGTATTTCTCCAGTAAAGTGGGCGTGGCTCAAGACGCTGCAGACCACGAtgactttgacatcaatcaAATATCAGCGACTGTCACTG ATGTTCCCAAATTGGCACCGGCGCCCGGCCTGAATGCCCCCGGCCTTCTAGACGCCGCCTTTGCTTCTGTTCCCGCCACAAACAACTCAGCACAAGGACAAGGAGGCCTCAACGTGGACATGTTTGATGAAGCTTTCGGAGCTTCCAATTCCGCTCCGTTTGGGGTGCCGCAGGCCGCAATG ACTGCTCCTGTTGCTCAGAGCTCAGGTGCCTTTGGAGATCCTTTTGGAAATCCCTTCGCTTGA
- the dab2 gene encoding disabled homolog 2 isoform X6 — protein sequence MSSEVEINVAPPADPNATSSTSASASTSPPASPATATSKVPFRKDKKKLPDKTDEYLLARFQGDGVRYKAKLIGIDDVPEARGDKMCQDSMMKLKGMAVAARSQGKHKQRIWVNISMSGIKIIDEKSGVIEHEHMVNKISFIARDVTDNRAFGYVCGAEGQHQFFAIKTAQQAEPLVMDLKDLFQVIFNMRKKEAEASLKGENSSTVVENGSNAVQSGGKSNQAVEQLDLFGDMSTPPDIHSPNPSANDLFGSDLLAAPSQPDGSSAAGDLFNNTPANSNSAPSSIAALGDLQLGPPSSTSIPAAGLWGASTAAPSMYGAQRPAYPQPSAFGGLPIPPTAWGQQMPPQFGAPHLAPPHAWGQPPPAGPLVSPGWGQPASTNPFQPGPFPVMGEQQGPSRPPPRPPVKEPPKVENNAFTALDPLGVKEKKTGKDMFKDFQLAKPPAIPARKGEQVNPKESGAFDQYFSSKVGVAQDAADHDDFDINQISATVTDVPKLAPAPGLNAPGLLDAAFASVPATNNSAQGQGGLNVDMFDEAFGASNSAPFGVPQAAMTAPVAQSSGAFGDPFGNPFA from the exons TTCCAGACAAAACAGACGAGTACCTGCTGGCCAGGTTTCAAGGGGACGGGGTGAGGTACAAAGCCAAGCTGATCGGCATCGATGATGTTCCCGAGGCCCGAGGTGACAAAATGTGCCAGGACTCCATGATGAAACTCAAG GGAATGGCGGTAGCTGCTCGCTCTCAAGGGAAACACAAGCAGAGAATCTGGGTCAACATTTCCATGTCTGGCATCAAGATCATTGATGAGAAATCAGGA GTGATTGAACACGAGCACATGGTGAACAAGATCTCCTTCATCGCCAGAGACGTGACGGACAACAGGGCCTTTGGGTACGTGTGCGGCGCAGAGGGCCAGCACCAGTTCTTTGCCATCAAGACTGCACAACAG GCGGAGCCTCTGGTCATGGACTTAAAAGATCTGTTCCAAGTCATCTTCaacatgaggaaaaaagagGCAGAGGCTTCCCTGAag GGAGAAAACAGCAGCACAGTAGTTGAG AATGGAAGTAACGCCGTGCAGAGTGGAGGAAAAAGCAACCAA GCGGTGGAGCAGCTTGACCTGTTTGGAGACATGTCCACGCCTCCAGACATCCACTCTCCAAAC CCCTCAGCAAATGACTTGTTTGGATCAGACCTCCTTGCTGCTCCGAGTCAGCCTGATGGGTCATCGGCTGCAGGTGACCTCTTCAACAACACACCGGCCAACTCCAACTCCGCTCCATCTTCCATTGCAGCTTTAG GAGATCTCCAGTTAGGTCCACCATCCAGCACCAGCATTCCTGCAGCAGGGTTGTGGGGAGCCTCAACCGCTGCACCCTCCATGTATGGGGCTCAAAGGCCCGCCTACCCGCAACCATCCGCCTTCGGTGGTCTCCCCATACCCCCCACAGCCTGGGGCCAGCAGATGCCTCCTCAGTTTGGTGCCCCACATCTAGCCCCACCCCACGCCTGGGGTCAGCCTCCGCCGGCCGGTCCTCTCGTATCTCCGGGTTGGGGTCAGCCGGCCTCGACCAACCCTTTCCAACCTGGCCCGTTCCCCGTGATGGGCGAACAGCAAGGCCCTTCCCGCCCACCTCCTCGGCCACCCGTGAAGGAGCCCCCCAAGGTTGAGAACAATGCCTTCACCGCTTTGGACCCCCTTGGCGTCAAAGAGAAGAAGACTGGGAAGGACATGTTCAAGGACTTCCAGCTCGCTAAGCCCCCTGCCATCCCAGCAAGAAAAGGGGAGCAGGTGAACCCCAAAGAATCGGGGGCTTTTGACCAGTATTTCTCCAGTAAAGTGGGCGTGGCTCAAGACGCTGCAGACCACGAtgactttgacatcaatcaAATATCAGCGACTGTCACTG ATGTTCCCAAATTGGCACCGGCGCCCGGCCTGAATGCCCCCGGCCTTCTAGACGCCGCCTTTGCTTCTGTTCCCGCCACAAACAACTCAGCACAAGGACAAGGAGGCCTCAACGTGGACATGTTTGATGAAGCTTTCGGAGCTTCCAATTCCGCTCCGTTTGGGGTGCCGCAGGCCGCAATG ACTGCTCCTGTTGCTCAGAGCTCAGGTGCCTTTGGAGATCCTTTTGGAAATCCCTTCGCTTGA
- the dab2 gene encoding disabled homolog 2 isoform X1: MSSEVEINVAPPADPNATSSTSASASTSPPASPATATSKVPFRKDKKKLPDKTDEYLLARFQGDGVRYKAKLIGIDDVPEARGDKMCQDSMMKLKGMAVAARSQGKHKQRIWVNISMSGIKIIDEKSGVIEHEHMVNKISFIARDVTDNRAFGYVCGAEGQHQFFAIKTAQQAEPLVMDLKDLFQVIFNMRKKEAEASLKGENSSTVVENGSNAVQSGGKSNQAVEQLDLFGDMSTPPDIHSPNDSNDFLLLDFSTEVDSNQNCIKGSVLSSCDANCSAPPQTQNPSCPTLGYFPAPDSDPFRDDPLSKVPSRSHASLANRPVGTASGSLRGKTEDLGQRMLTSKNMILALSNGQWPLGGEITHSGAITLMDSNESGPVLMTKNPFFDSSAPFSNGISHEAPKTPSRDSVVLTPPPQNSKAGRSRRSQKPSANDLFGSDLLAAPSQPDGSSAAGDLFNNTPANSNSAPSSIAALDGMFSCPGDLQLGPPSSTSIPAAGLWGASTAAPSMYGAQRPAYPQPSAFGGLPIPPTAWGQQMPPQFGAPHLAPPHAWGQPPPAGPLVSPGWGQPASTNPFQPGPFPVMGEQQGPSRPPPRPPVKEPPKVENNAFTALDPLGVKEKKTGKDMFKDFQLAKPPAIPARKGEQVNPKESGAFDQYFSSKVGVAQDAADHDDFDINQISATVTDVPKLAPAPGLNAPGLLDAAFASVPATNNSAQGQGGLNVDMFDEAFGASNSAPFGVPQAAMTAPVAQSSGAFGDPFGNPFA, from the exons TTCCAGACAAAACAGACGAGTACCTGCTGGCCAGGTTTCAAGGGGACGGGGTGAGGTACAAAGCCAAGCTGATCGGCATCGATGATGTTCCCGAGGCCCGAGGTGACAAAATGTGCCAGGACTCCATGATGAAACTCAAG GGAATGGCGGTAGCTGCTCGCTCTCAAGGGAAACACAAGCAGAGAATCTGGGTCAACATTTCCATGTCTGGCATCAAGATCATTGATGAGAAATCAGGA GTGATTGAACACGAGCACATGGTGAACAAGATCTCCTTCATCGCCAGAGACGTGACGGACAACAGGGCCTTTGGGTACGTGTGCGGCGCAGAGGGCCAGCACCAGTTCTTTGCCATCAAGACTGCACAACAG GCGGAGCCTCTGGTCATGGACTTAAAAGATCTGTTCCAAGTCATCTTCaacatgaggaaaaaagagGCAGAGGCTTCCCTGAag GGAGAAAACAGCAGCACAGTAGTTGAG AATGGAAGTAACGCCGTGCAGAGTGGAGGAAAAAGCAACCAA GCGGTGGAGCAGCTTGACCTGTTTGGAGACATGTCCACGCCTCCAGACATCCACTCTCCAAAC GACTCTAATGATTTTCTCTTGCTGGACTTTTCCACCGAAGTGGACAGCAATCAGAATTGCATAAAGGGAAGCGTTTTATCTTCCTGTGACGCCAACTGCAGTGCGCCGCCCCAGACACAGAACCCCTCCTGCCCAACGTTGGGCTACTTCCCCGCCCCAGACAGCGACCCTTTCAGAGACGATCCCCTCTCCAAAGTGCCCAGTCGTTCGCATGCCTCCTTGGCCAATCGCCCAGTGGGCACCGCTAGCGGCTCTTTGAGGGGAAAGACGGAAGACCTCGGCCAGCGGATGCTAACCAGTAAGAACATGATCCTGGCTCTCAGTAACGGCcagtggccactaggtggcgaAATAACACACAGCGGTGCCATCACCCTGATGGACAGCAACGAATCTGGGCCGGTTCTCATGACCAAAAACCCCTTTTTTGACTCGTCTGCCCCCTTTTCTAATGGGATAAGCCACGAAGCCCCAAAGACTCCTAGCAGGGACTCTGTGGTTCTAACCCCGCCTCCTCAGAATTCTAAGGCCGGACGAAGTCGAAGGAGTCAAAAG CCCTCAGCAAATGACTTGTTTGGATCAGACCTCCTTGCTGCTCCGAGTCAGCCTGATGGGTCATCGGCTGCAGGTGACCTCTTCAACAACACACCGGCCAACTCCAACTCCGCTCCATCTTCCATTGCAGCTTTAG ATGGTATGTTCTCATGTCCAGGAGATCTCCAGTTAGGTCCACCATCCAGCACCAGCATTCCTGCAGCAGGGTTGTGGGGAGCCTCAACCGCTGCACCCTCCATGTATGGGGCTCAAAGGCCCGCCTACCCGCAACCATCCGCCTTCGGTGGTCTCCCCATACCCCCCACAGCCTGGGGCCAGCAGATGCCTCCTCAGTTTGGTGCCCCACATCTAGCCCCACCCCACGCCTGGGGTCAGCCTCCGCCGGCCGGTCCTCTCGTATCTCCGGGTTGGGGTCAGCCGGCCTCGACCAACCCTTTCCAACCTGGCCCGTTCCCCGTGATGGGCGAACAGCAAGGCCCTTCCCGCCCACCTCCTCGGCCACCCGTGAAGGAGCCCCCCAAGGTTGAGAACAATGCCTTCACCGCTTTGGACCCCCTTGGCGTCAAAGAGAAGAAGACTGGGAAGGACATGTTCAAGGACTTCCAGCTCGCTAAGCCCCCTGCCATCCCAGCAAGAAAAGGGGAGCAGGTGAACCCCAAAGAATCGGGGGCTTTTGACCAGTATTTCTCCAGTAAAGTGGGCGTGGCTCAAGACGCTGCAGACCACGAtgactttgacatcaatcaAATATCAGCGACTGTCACTG ATGTTCCCAAATTGGCACCGGCGCCCGGCCTGAATGCCCCCGGCCTTCTAGACGCCGCCTTTGCTTCTGTTCCCGCCACAAACAACTCAGCACAAGGACAAGGAGGCCTCAACGTGGACATGTTTGATGAAGCTTTCGGAGCTTCCAATTCCGCTCCGTTTGGGGTGCCGCAGGCCGCAATG ACTGCTCCTGTTGCTCAGAGCTCAGGTGCCTTTGGAGATCCTTTTGGAAATCCCTTCGCTTGA
- the dab2 gene encoding disabled homolog 2 isoform X3: MSSEVEINVAPPADPNATSSTSASASTSPPASPATATSKVPFRKDKKKLPDKTDEYLLARFQGDGVRYKAKLIGIDDVPEARGDKMCQDSMMKLKGMAVAARSQGKHKQRIWVNISMSGIKIIDEKSGVIEHEHMVNKISFIARDVTDNRAFGYVCGAEGQHQFFAIKTAQQAEPLVMDLKDLFQVIFNMRKKEAEASLKGENSSTVVENGSNAVQSGGKSNQAVEQLDLFGDMSTPPDIHSPNDSNDFLLLDFSTEVDSNQNCIKGSVLSSCDANCSAPPQTQNPSCPTLGYFPAPDSDPFRDDPLSKVPSRSHASLANRPVGTASGSLRGKTEDLGQRMLTSKNMILALSNGQWPLGGEITHSGAITLMDSNESGPVLMTKNPFFDSSAPFSNGISHEAPKTPSRDSVVLTPPPQNSKAGRSRRSQKPSANDLFGSDLLAAPSQPDGSSAAGDLQLGPPSSTSIPAAGLWGASTAAPSMYGAQRPAYPQPSAFGGLPIPPTAWGQQMPPQFGAPHLAPPHAWGQPPPAGPLVSPGWGQPASTNPFQPGPFPVMGEQQGPSRPPPRPPVKEPPKVENNAFTALDPLGVKEKKTGKDMFKDFQLAKPPAIPARKGEQVNPKESGAFDQYFSSKVGVAQDAADHDDFDINQISATVTDVPKLAPAPGLNAPGLLDAAFASVPATNNSAQGQGGLNVDMFDEAFGASNSAPFGVPQAAMTAPVAQSSGAFGDPFGNPFA; encoded by the exons TTCCAGACAAAACAGACGAGTACCTGCTGGCCAGGTTTCAAGGGGACGGGGTGAGGTACAAAGCCAAGCTGATCGGCATCGATGATGTTCCCGAGGCCCGAGGTGACAAAATGTGCCAGGACTCCATGATGAAACTCAAG GGAATGGCGGTAGCTGCTCGCTCTCAAGGGAAACACAAGCAGAGAATCTGGGTCAACATTTCCATGTCTGGCATCAAGATCATTGATGAGAAATCAGGA GTGATTGAACACGAGCACATGGTGAACAAGATCTCCTTCATCGCCAGAGACGTGACGGACAACAGGGCCTTTGGGTACGTGTGCGGCGCAGAGGGCCAGCACCAGTTCTTTGCCATCAAGACTGCACAACAG GCGGAGCCTCTGGTCATGGACTTAAAAGATCTGTTCCAAGTCATCTTCaacatgaggaaaaaagagGCAGAGGCTTCCCTGAag GGAGAAAACAGCAGCACAGTAGTTGAG AATGGAAGTAACGCCGTGCAGAGTGGAGGAAAAAGCAACCAA GCGGTGGAGCAGCTTGACCTGTTTGGAGACATGTCCACGCCTCCAGACATCCACTCTCCAAAC GACTCTAATGATTTTCTCTTGCTGGACTTTTCCACCGAAGTGGACAGCAATCAGAATTGCATAAAGGGAAGCGTTTTATCTTCCTGTGACGCCAACTGCAGTGCGCCGCCCCAGACACAGAACCCCTCCTGCCCAACGTTGGGCTACTTCCCCGCCCCAGACAGCGACCCTTTCAGAGACGATCCCCTCTCCAAAGTGCCCAGTCGTTCGCATGCCTCCTTGGCCAATCGCCCAGTGGGCACCGCTAGCGGCTCTTTGAGGGGAAAGACGGAAGACCTCGGCCAGCGGATGCTAACCAGTAAGAACATGATCCTGGCTCTCAGTAACGGCcagtggccactaggtggcgaAATAACACACAGCGGTGCCATCACCCTGATGGACAGCAACGAATCTGGGCCGGTTCTCATGACCAAAAACCCCTTTTTTGACTCGTCTGCCCCCTTTTCTAATGGGATAAGCCACGAAGCCCCAAAGACTCCTAGCAGGGACTCTGTGGTTCTAACCCCGCCTCCTCAGAATTCTAAGGCCGGACGAAGTCGAAGGAGTCAAAAG CCCTCAGCAAATGACTTGTTTGGATCAGACCTCCTTGCTGCTCCGAGTCAGCCTGATGGGTCATCGGCTGCAG GAGATCTCCAGTTAGGTCCACCATCCAGCACCAGCATTCCTGCAGCAGGGTTGTGGGGAGCCTCAACCGCTGCACCCTCCATGTATGGGGCTCAAAGGCCCGCCTACCCGCAACCATCCGCCTTCGGTGGTCTCCCCATACCCCCCACAGCCTGGGGCCAGCAGATGCCTCCTCAGTTTGGTGCCCCACATCTAGCCCCACCCCACGCCTGGGGTCAGCCTCCGCCGGCCGGTCCTCTCGTATCTCCGGGTTGGGGTCAGCCGGCCTCGACCAACCCTTTCCAACCTGGCCCGTTCCCCGTGATGGGCGAACAGCAAGGCCCTTCCCGCCCACCTCCTCGGCCACCCGTGAAGGAGCCCCCCAAGGTTGAGAACAATGCCTTCACCGCTTTGGACCCCCTTGGCGTCAAAGAGAAGAAGACTGGGAAGGACATGTTCAAGGACTTCCAGCTCGCTAAGCCCCCTGCCATCCCAGCAAGAAAAGGGGAGCAGGTGAACCCCAAAGAATCGGGGGCTTTTGACCAGTATTTCTCCAGTAAAGTGGGCGTGGCTCAAGACGCTGCAGACCACGAtgactttgacatcaatcaAATATCAGCGACTGTCACTG ATGTTCCCAAATTGGCACCGGCGCCCGGCCTGAATGCCCCCGGCCTTCTAGACGCCGCCTTTGCTTCTGTTCCCGCCACAAACAACTCAGCACAAGGACAAGGAGGCCTCAACGTGGACATGTTTGATGAAGCTTTCGGAGCTTCCAATTCCGCTCCGTTTGGGGTGCCGCAGGCCGCAATG ACTGCTCCTGTTGCTCAGAGCTCAGGTGCCTTTGGAGATCCTTTTGGAAATCCCTTCGCTTGA
- the dab2 gene encoding disabled homolog 2 isoform X2 translates to MSSEVEINVAPPADPNATSSTSASASTSPPASPATATSKVPFRKDKKKLPDKTDEYLLARFQGDGVRYKAKLIGIDDVPEARGDKMCQDSMMKLKGMAVAARSQGKHKQRIWVNISMSGIKIIDEKSGVIEHEHMVNKISFIARDVTDNRAFGYVCGAEGQHQFFAIKTAQQAEPLVMDLKDLFQVIFNMRKKEAEASLKGENSSTVVENGSNAVQSGGKSNQAVEQLDLFGDMSTPPDIHSPNDSNDFLLLDFSTEVDSNQNCIKGSVLSSCDANCSAPPQTQNPSCPTLGYFPAPDSDPFRDDPLSKVPSRSHASLANRPVGTASGSLRGKTEDLGQRMLTSKNMILALSNGQWPLGGEITHSGAITLMDSNESGPVLMTKNPFFDSSAPFSNGISHEAPKTPSRDSVVLTPPPQNSKAGRSRRSQKPSANDLFGSDLLAAPSQPDGSSAAGDLFNNTPANSNSAPSSIAALGDLQLGPPSSTSIPAAGLWGASTAAPSMYGAQRPAYPQPSAFGGLPIPPTAWGQQMPPQFGAPHLAPPHAWGQPPPAGPLVSPGWGQPASTNPFQPGPFPVMGEQQGPSRPPPRPPVKEPPKVENNAFTALDPLGVKEKKTGKDMFKDFQLAKPPAIPARKGEQVNPKESGAFDQYFSSKVGVAQDAADHDDFDINQISATVTDVPKLAPAPGLNAPGLLDAAFASVPATNNSAQGQGGLNVDMFDEAFGASNSAPFGVPQAAMTAPVAQSSGAFGDPFGNPFA, encoded by the exons TTCCAGACAAAACAGACGAGTACCTGCTGGCCAGGTTTCAAGGGGACGGGGTGAGGTACAAAGCCAAGCTGATCGGCATCGATGATGTTCCCGAGGCCCGAGGTGACAAAATGTGCCAGGACTCCATGATGAAACTCAAG GGAATGGCGGTAGCTGCTCGCTCTCAAGGGAAACACAAGCAGAGAATCTGGGTCAACATTTCCATGTCTGGCATCAAGATCATTGATGAGAAATCAGGA GTGATTGAACACGAGCACATGGTGAACAAGATCTCCTTCATCGCCAGAGACGTGACGGACAACAGGGCCTTTGGGTACGTGTGCGGCGCAGAGGGCCAGCACCAGTTCTTTGCCATCAAGACTGCACAACAG GCGGAGCCTCTGGTCATGGACTTAAAAGATCTGTTCCAAGTCATCTTCaacatgaggaaaaaagagGCAGAGGCTTCCCTGAag GGAGAAAACAGCAGCACAGTAGTTGAG AATGGAAGTAACGCCGTGCAGAGTGGAGGAAAAAGCAACCAA GCGGTGGAGCAGCTTGACCTGTTTGGAGACATGTCCACGCCTCCAGACATCCACTCTCCAAAC GACTCTAATGATTTTCTCTTGCTGGACTTTTCCACCGAAGTGGACAGCAATCAGAATTGCATAAAGGGAAGCGTTTTATCTTCCTGTGACGCCAACTGCAGTGCGCCGCCCCAGACACAGAACCCCTCCTGCCCAACGTTGGGCTACTTCCCCGCCCCAGACAGCGACCCTTTCAGAGACGATCCCCTCTCCAAAGTGCCCAGTCGTTCGCATGCCTCCTTGGCCAATCGCCCAGTGGGCACCGCTAGCGGCTCTTTGAGGGGAAAGACGGAAGACCTCGGCCAGCGGATGCTAACCAGTAAGAACATGATCCTGGCTCTCAGTAACGGCcagtggccactaggtggcgaAATAACACACAGCGGTGCCATCACCCTGATGGACAGCAACGAATCTGGGCCGGTTCTCATGACCAAAAACCCCTTTTTTGACTCGTCTGCCCCCTTTTCTAATGGGATAAGCCACGAAGCCCCAAAGACTCCTAGCAGGGACTCTGTGGTTCTAACCCCGCCTCCTCAGAATTCTAAGGCCGGACGAAGTCGAAGGAGTCAAAAG CCCTCAGCAAATGACTTGTTTGGATCAGACCTCCTTGCTGCTCCGAGTCAGCCTGATGGGTCATCGGCTGCAGGTGACCTCTTCAACAACACACCGGCCAACTCCAACTCCGCTCCATCTTCCATTGCAGCTTTAG GAGATCTCCAGTTAGGTCCACCATCCAGCACCAGCATTCCTGCAGCAGGGTTGTGGGGAGCCTCAACCGCTGCACCCTCCATGTATGGGGCTCAAAGGCCCGCCTACCCGCAACCATCCGCCTTCGGTGGTCTCCCCATACCCCCCACAGCCTGGGGCCAGCAGATGCCTCCTCAGTTTGGTGCCCCACATCTAGCCCCACCCCACGCCTGGGGTCAGCCTCCGCCGGCCGGTCCTCTCGTATCTCCGGGTTGGGGTCAGCCGGCCTCGACCAACCCTTTCCAACCTGGCCCGTTCCCCGTGATGGGCGAACAGCAAGGCCCTTCCCGCCCACCTCCTCGGCCACCCGTGAAGGAGCCCCCCAAGGTTGAGAACAATGCCTTCACCGCTTTGGACCCCCTTGGCGTCAAAGAGAAGAAGACTGGGAAGGACATGTTCAAGGACTTCCAGCTCGCTAAGCCCCCTGCCATCCCAGCAAGAAAAGGGGAGCAGGTGAACCCCAAAGAATCGGGGGCTTTTGACCAGTATTTCTCCAGTAAAGTGGGCGTGGCTCAAGACGCTGCAGACCACGAtgactttgacatcaatcaAATATCAGCGACTGTCACTG ATGTTCCCAAATTGGCACCGGCGCCCGGCCTGAATGCCCCCGGCCTTCTAGACGCCGCCTTTGCTTCTGTTCCCGCCACAAACAACTCAGCACAAGGACAAGGAGGCCTCAACGTGGACATGTTTGATGAAGCTTTCGGAGCTTCCAATTCCGCTCCGTTTGGGGTGCCGCAGGCCGCAATG ACTGCTCCTGTTGCTCAGAGCTCAGGTGCCTTTGGAGATCCTTTTGGAAATCCCTTCGCTTGA